A part of Carassius carassius chromosome 32, fCarCar2.1, whole genome shotgun sequence genomic DNA contains:
- the LOC132113307 gene encoding cytochrome c oxidase subunit 7A2, mitochondrial-like, with amino-acid sequence MRLSPLIVRQTRLEQKKEVTFLSVLVLERLPEGEIITMFRHLRSLQQVSRRTLSSSARRPLENKVPHKQKLFQEDNGMPVHLKGGTTDALLYRATMALTVFGCGYVLYSLIDAALPKKKN; translated from the exons ATGCGCCTCTCGCCGCTGATCGTGCGCCAGACTCGTCTCGAGCAGAAGAAGGAAGTGACATTCTTAAGTGTCCTTGTGCTGGAGCGGCTTCCTGAAGGAGAAATTATCACAATGTTTAGGCACTTACGG agCCTGCAGCAGGTCTCCAGACGGACTCTGTCCAGCTCTGCTCGCAGACCGCTGGAGAACAAGGTCCCTCACAAGCAGAAACTGTTTCAG GAAGACAATGGCATGCCGGTTCATTTGAAGGGAGGCACGACAGATGCTCTCTTGTACAGAGCAACCATGGCCCTTACTGTCTTTG GGTGCGGTTATGTGCTGTATTCACTGATCGATGCAGCGCTGCCCAAGAAGAAGAACTGA